Proteins from one Chloroflexota bacterium genomic window:
- a CDS encoding phage major capsid protein, translating into MLYATIAIIALIVIAPALPAIAGAIRAGRQWPALGDITGEFGALSLAEAAKLSNDVVLQGVYESIINTSDISGVLPYFEMQGNALTYNRENAAATVAWRAVGDVWTEDVPTYTQITTQLAIVGGDADVDKYIQTSRSNIQDIRATVIMGKAQALAREWDDKIINGSGAANQPTGIKNLIVSGQTLTNGANGATLTLDILDILIDQVKGGTPDLLLMSRRARRSINKLFRASGASVETRQAFGRFIQTYNGIPIMISDYIPTNETVGTSTDCERIYALTLGEENGGIAAPYTPGPNGEIIQLDDIGTLETKDATRMRVKAYVTLAMFGTLKCAMTTGIRPA; encoded by the coding sequence GTGCTGTACGCAACGATCGCCATCATCGCGCTCATCGTCATCGCGCCCGCGTTGCCGGCGATCGCCGGCGCGATCCGCGCAGGACGCCAATGGCCCGCGCTCGGCGACATTACAGGCGAATTCGGCGCACTCTCACTCGCCGAGGCGGCAAAACTCAGCAACGACGTAGTCCTCCAGGGCGTCTACGAAAGCATCATCAACACATCCGACATCTCCGGCGTCCTCCCATACTTCGAGATGCAGGGAAACGCACTCACATACAACCGCGAAAACGCAGCCGCGACCGTCGCGTGGCGCGCCGTCGGCGACGTCTGGACGGAAGACGTACCGACCTACACACAGATCACAACGCAGCTCGCGATCGTCGGCGGCGACGCCGACGTCGACAAATACATCCAGACGAGCCGAAGCAACATCCAGGACATCCGCGCCACCGTCATCATGGGCAAGGCCCAGGCGCTCGCCCGCGAGTGGGACGACAAGATCATCAACGGCTCCGGCGCAGCCAACCAGCCAACCGGCATCAAAAACCTGATCGTCTCCGGCCAAACCCTGACGAACGGCGCGAACGGCGCCACACTCACACTCGACATCCTCGACATACTGATCGACCAGGTGAAGGGCGGCACACCCGACCTCCTGCTCATGAGCAGACGGGCGCGACGCAGCATCAACAAACTCTTCCGCGCAAGCGGCGCATCGGTCGAAACACGCCAAGCATTCGGGCGCTTCATCCAGACCTACAACGGAATCCCGATCATGATCAGCGACTACATCCCGACGAACGAGACCGTCGGCACATCGACCGACTGCGAACGCATCTACGCCCTCACACTCGGCGAGGAAAACGGCGGCATCGCAGCGCCGTACACCCCCGGGCCGAACGGCGAGATCATCCAGCTCGACGACATCGGCACACTCGAGACCAAGGACGCGACCCGCATGCGCGTCAAGGCCTACGTCACCCTCGCGATGTTCGGCACGCTCAAGTGCGCCATGACCACCGGAATCCGCCCCGCGTAA
- a CDS encoding phage portal protein produces the protein MPPIDDLPKKLRNRDSARRRRYDENLQFYRGAQWNLTPTQATLNRRGRRQQTYNYVRTFITKSASYTMNGMHSVVDEQDQTPHAINAANAAMTALRQVADQNGLPALDFDTELDCSVLGDAAYKVTWDTTAGRVRVTAPDITGVHAWRRPDDTAEIWRVAQRYTLPADDAATLYDITSTRREPEIIEEWTTDAFRLWVDGTLTTDAPNPYGFIPYIIYPNIREPKDTWGTSDIPALREAAQELNRVMTQLSLIAELSGAPITVLEGITESTDIGITPGAVWELPPASKAYLLDLLSGGGARVVLDYAQLVRSTLHDLGESPRSAFGDNTRGLSGVALNVELDPLVKKTQRKRIIRERAFRERDAMILALLGKYAQLDAAAAAHPTRIDWGDVLPNDRSREIADTAVLVNTGAWTRKRASAAFDVDDPQAEFAAWLEEAESMAGIQPRNTPTAAKPPAAHLT, from the coding sequence GTGCCGCCGATCGACGACCTGCCGAAGAAACTCCGCAACCGCGACTCAGCGCGCAGGCGCCGCTACGACGAGAACCTGCAATTCTATCGCGGCGCCCAATGGAACCTCACACCCACCCAAGCGACGCTCAACCGCCGCGGCCGGCGCCAGCAGACGTACAACTACGTACGCACGTTCATCACCAAGAGCGCGAGCTACACCATGAACGGCATGCACTCGGTCGTCGACGAGCAAGACCAGACGCCGCACGCAATAAACGCCGCAAACGCAGCAATGACAGCATTACGACAGGTCGCGGACCAGAACGGACTCCCCGCACTCGACTTCGATACTGAACTCGATTGCTCCGTCCTCGGCGACGCCGCATACAAGGTCACCTGGGACACCACCGCCGGACGCGTACGCGTCACGGCGCCGGACATCACCGGCGTACACGCATGGCGCAGACCCGACGACACAGCCGAAATCTGGCGCGTCGCACAGCGATACACGCTGCCAGCCGACGACGCCGCCACCCTCTACGACATCACGTCGACGCGACGCGAACCCGAGATCATCGAGGAGTGGACAACCGACGCATTCCGCCTCTGGGTCGACGGCACACTCACGACCGACGCACCCAACCCGTACGGCTTCATCCCCTACATCATCTACCCGAACATCCGAGAGCCGAAGGACACCTGGGGCACATCCGACATCCCCGCATTGCGCGAGGCGGCACAGGAACTGAACCGCGTCATGACCCAGCTGTCGCTCATCGCAGAGCTCAGCGGCGCACCGATCACCGTGCTAGAAGGCATCACCGAATCCACCGACATCGGCATCACACCCGGCGCAGTCTGGGAGCTGCCACCCGCATCCAAGGCCTACCTCCTCGACCTCCTGTCAGGCGGCGGCGCACGCGTCGTCCTCGACTACGCGCAGCTCGTGCGCAGCACACTCCACGACCTGGGCGAATCACCACGCTCGGCATTCGGAGACAACACCCGCGGCCTATCCGGCGTCGCCCTCAACGTCGAGCTCGACCCACTGGTCAAGAAAACACAGCGAAAGCGCATCATACGCGAACGCGCATTCCGCGAACGCGACGCCATGATCCTCGCCCTCCTCGGCAAATACGCGCAGCTCGACGCGGCAGCCGCAGCGCACCCAACACGCATCGACTGGGGCGACGTACTCCCGAACGACCGCAGCCGCGAGATCGCCGACACAGCAGTCCTCGTGAACACCGGCGCCTGGACCCGCAAGCGCGCGTCCGCCGCCTTCGACGTCGACGACCCACAAGCGGAATTCGCCGCCTGGCTCGAAGAAGCCGAGAGCATGGCAGGCATCCAGCCACGCAACACACCCACAGCCGCCAAACCGCCGGCGGCGCACCTCACCTAA